From the Kribbella sp. CA-293567 genome, the window CGCCGAGCGACCTCAACACCTTCCTGGGCGCGCTGCGCGCGGACTGACCCTCGGCTGAGCCCTTGCTGTGTCGTACGCCGGAGGTAGTGCTGGCTGTACTCCAACCGTGCAGTGCGGGGGATCGTGGGGCGCCGGCGCCGAGACAACACTGAGCGTGTCAGTGCAAACCGTCCATTTTGGAGAGTGTCCCATGTCGAAAACTCTGAGTCGTGCGACCGAAACCCGCTCGGGTCCCGCGCGCCGCCGGCGTCGCAGTGTGGTCGCCGCCGCGATGGCGTTGGTGGGAGTCGCCGGATTCGCGGTGACCAACGCGGCGTCGGCGGGTGCGATGGATGGCAGGTCGAGACCGGTTCACGACAAGGCGCTGCAGGCGGACCTGGAGGCGCTGGTCAAGGACGGAACGTTGCCCGGGGCACTGATGTCGGTACGGAACCGGGACGGGCGGGTGACGAACTACACCGCTGGGGTGGGTGATCTCCGGACGGGGTCGAAGGTGCCTTCGGACGGTTACGTGCGGATCGCCAGCATCACCAAGACGTTCACCGCGGTGGCGATCCTGCAGCTGGTCGGCGAGGGCAAGCTCGCGCTGGACGACACGGTGGAGAAGTTCCTGCCGGGCGTAGTGCGGGGGAGCGGTGAGGGTGCGGCGATCGATGGCCGGAAGATCACTATCAGGCAACTGCTGAACCACACCAGCGGGATGCCTACCGGAATTTCCGCGATGGACAAGGGAATCCTGCCGATCAAGGACCGGTACTTCGAGACCCGGGAGTTGCTGGACGCGGCGCTGACGGAGCCACCGACGTTCGCTCCGGGACAGGACAGGGTGTGGGCGTACAGCAACAGCGGATACCTACTGCTGGGTCTGGTGGCGCAGAAGGTGGCGGGACGACCCTTCGCCGAGGTGGTCACGAACAAGATCGTCAACCGGATCGGGCTGAAGGAGACGTACTACCCGGGGCCGGGCGACCGCGAGCTCCGGGCGCCGCATCCGCAGGGTTACCTGCCGGCCAAGGACGCAGCGGGCGACCCGATTCCCGGTCAGATGATCGACATCACCCGGTTCGACCCGTCGATCGCCGGCGCCGCGGGCCAGATGATCGCCACCCCGAGTGACGTGAACAAGTTCCTGCTCGCTCTGCAGAACGGCCGCCTGCTCAAGCCCAGCCTGCTGGCGGAGATGCGCCAGTCGGTCCAGACCTCCAACTGGCCCGCCGGGTGGCGCTACGGCCTGGGAGTCATCGAGATGAAGCTCACCTGCGGAATCACCGCCTACGGTCACGGCGGCGACGCCGACGGTTTCCAGACCCGCGCCGCGGTCACCCCCGACGGCCGTGCCGTCACCGTCGCCTTCACCAACGACGAAGCCCACCAGTACAAGATCCTCGACTTCTTCGACAAGGCCCTGTGCGCCAAGAAGTAGCCGCCGGCGTCCTGGCCCTCTGAAGGCAGCTCAAGTTGCCTTGTTGACAACGTGTTTGACGTCTTTGCCGTGGAGTCCAGGGGCGTAGTGGACGGCGAAAAGTTTGGCGACGAGTTCGCCTCTGGTGGTGACGTCCAGTTTGGCGAAGACGGCTTTCAGGTGGTCGCGCACGGTGTGGACGGAGATGTGCAGTTCGGCTGCGATGTCGGCGTTGGCCAGGCCGCGCGCGACCGCGTTGGTGACGTGCTTCTCGCGCAGCGTCAGTCCGTAGGCCTCGACGGTGATGGGGGCGATCTGGGACGAGTTCGCCGGCGAGATGGTGACGGAGATCAGTCCCGGCCGGCCGCTCATCGCCCGCAGGGAAGAGGCTTCGAGGATGAGCCAGCGACCGTACGACGTCCGTAGCCGGACGCTGGCCGGGCCATGGTCGTGGCCGGCCTTGATGGTTCGGGCGCGGCTGAGCAACGCCCAGATGGGGGCCATCAACGGGTGCGGGCCGACCGGTTGGTGCCACGGTGCGCTGGTGAGTTCGTCCAGCCAGCGTTCGGCTTGGTCGTCGAGCGCGATCAGGGTGCCGGTTTCGTCGTAGATGACGTTGCCGGGGCCGTCCGGAGTACCGGGGACCAGGCTGCGGTCGGGGTGAGTGGCGAGTTCGGCCAGCGATGAAGCTAGCTCGATCCCTTGGGCCGCGACCAGTTCGACGTCGCGTTCGGAGAAGGGTTCGCGACCGGCGTTGCGGAAGAGGTCGACGACTCCCCAGGTGTTGTCGCCGACCCGGAGGACGGCGCGCAGGTGGTCGCCGTACCCGCGCGGGGCGAACAGTTCGCGGAACCGGCGGCTGCGGGTCGGCATCCCGTCCGTGGTGGTGATCAGGCTGCCACCGCCTGTGGGCGACCGGGCGAGGTCGCGGAACATCAGGACGTCCTCGGTGGAGAACTCGGTCTCCCAGTAGGTCTCGCAGGCGCCGGGTGGAACGTTCTCGATGTGGACCGGGGTGGTCGGCATGATCGTTGCGGGATCGGTGCCGAACCAGCAGGACGCGTCGAAGAGCAGTGACTTTCCCATCCGGCGCGAGGCCTGCTCGAGAGCGCGCCCGCCGGTGCCCGCGCTGGCGATCTCGGCAGGTTCCAGGATCCCTGTCTCCGGCGTGCCCTCGGCGGCGGTGGTCGGAGGTTCGGGAGGGATCACGCCTGAAGCGTCCCCCGAACCAGCGTCTCAGAGCAATTCAGGGCGAATCTGTAACTCCAAGTGACAATCTCGAATCCCTCAATCGGGGGGTGAAGAGGCTGCAGAACCCTCGCTGAGCGGGATAGCTGTCGGGTCGACGCCGATGGATGCTGGTGCTTCGACCACTACCGCTACAGAAAGTAGTTCTGATGTCTGGCACGACCACGGAGCACCCCGGCCGCATCCAGCCCTTCCGCGAGCTGTACGACGGACTCGTCGTCATCCCGGGCAGCGAGCTGTACCCGAGTGCCGCCGCAGCCTGGAACCTGGCGGCAGACCAATGCCCCGCCGTTGTCGTCCGGCCGGCCGATGCCCAGCAGGTTCAACTGGCCGTGACCGCCGCCGCAGCCACCGGTCTTCGCGTTGCTGCCCAGGGCACCGGCCACAACGCGGGCCCGCTGGAGTCGCTGCAGGACGCCGTTCTGCTTCGGACCGATTTGATGCGCGACATTCAGATCGATGTGGCCGGGCGCACCGCCACTGTCGGCGCGGGTGTGCTCTGGGAAGACCTCATTCAAGCTGCGGCCAAGCACGGATTCACCGCCCCGCACGGCTCGGCACCGAACGTCGGCGTCGTCGGCTACCTGCTCGGCGGCGGCCTGTCGTGGTACGGGCGGTCCCTTGGGCTGGCCGCCAACACAGTGACGGGTCTGAACATCGTGCTCGCCGACGGTTCACTCGTTCGTGCCGACGCCGCGGAGAACGCCGAGATCTTCTGGGCCGTCCGCGGCGGCGGCGGGAACTTCGGAGTCGTCACCTCCGTCGAACTCGAACTGATCGAGGTTGAATCCGTCTACGCCGGCATGATGATCTGGGACCAGACCAACGCCGAGACCGTACTGCGAACCTGGCGGGACTGGACCGCGACCGCGCCGAACAGCGTCACCTCGACGTTCCGGCTGATGAACTTCCCGCCCCTGCCGGAGATCCCCGAATTCCTTCGCGGCCGTCGAGTCGTCATCATCGACGGTGCCGCAATGACCGCTGCCGCGCTGGGTGCAGAGCTCGTGGCGCC encodes:
- a CDS encoding serine hydrolase domain-containing protein; the encoded protein is MSKTLSRATETRSGPARRRRRSVVAAAMALVGVAGFAVTNAASAGAMDGRSRPVHDKALQADLEALVKDGTLPGALMSVRNRDGRVTNYTAGVGDLRTGSKVPSDGYVRIASITKTFTAVAILQLVGEGKLALDDTVEKFLPGVVRGSGEGAAIDGRKITIRQLLNHTSGMPTGISAMDKGILPIKDRYFETRELLDAALTEPPTFAPGQDRVWAYSNSGYLLLGLVAQKVAGRPFAEVVTNKIVNRIGLKETYYPGPGDRELRAPHPQGYLPAKDAAGDPIPGQMIDITRFDPSIAGAAGQMIATPSDVNKFLLALQNGRLLKPSLLAEMRQSVQTSNWPAGWRYGLGVIEMKLTCGITAYGHGGDADGFQTRAAVTPDGRAVTVAFTNDEAHQYKILDFFDKALCAKK
- a CDS encoding helix-turn-helix transcriptional regulator translates to MIPPEPPTTAAEGTPETGILEPAEIASAGTGGRALEQASRRMGKSLLFDASCWFGTDPATIMPTTPVHIENVPPGACETYWETEFSTEDVLMFRDLARSPTGGGSLITTTDGMPTRSRRFRELFAPRGYGDHLRAVLRVGDNTWGVVDLFRNAGREPFSERDVELVAAQGIELASSLAELATHPDRSLVPGTPDGPGNVIYDETGTLIALDDQAERWLDELTSAPWHQPVGPHPLMAPIWALLSRARTIKAGHDHGPASVRLRTSYGRWLILEASSLRAMSGRPGLISVTISPANSSQIAPITVEAYGLTLREKHVTNAVARGLANADIAAELHISVHTVRDHLKAVFAKLDVTTRGELVAKLFAVHYAPGLHGKDVKHVVNKAT
- a CDS encoding FAD-binding oxidoreductase, which encodes MSGTTTEHPGRIQPFRELYDGLVVIPGSELYPSAAAAWNLAADQCPAVVVRPADAQQVQLAVTAAAATGLRVAAQGTGHNAGPLESLQDAVLLRTDLMRDIQIDVAGRTATVGAGVLWEDLIQAAAKHGFTAPHGSAPNVGVVGYLLGGGLSWYGRSLGLAANTVTGLNIVLADGSLVRADAAENAEIFWAVRGGGGNFGVVTSVELELIEVESVYAGMMIWDQTNAETVLRTWRDWTATAPNSVTSTFRLMNFPPLPEIPEFLRGRRVVIIDGAAMTAAALGAELVAPFRALAPELDTFASVPAESLLTLHLDPEGPLPVVSDSAVLTTFGDEALADLLAIAGPSAPPSLFAIELRQLGGALGEPVRGGGAVNHLPGEYLLFAGTVAPTPEAVIEAAAAAHAVVAAVTQHGSEQPYLNFVEHPVDVREAFDPTTWRQLVGIKSAVDPDRIFIANHPIPTLFQNGLPTS